Genomic window (Burkholderia pyrrocinia):
TTGACGCCGGCGATCATCGAGTTGCATGCCTTCCTGAGCGAGCGCTGCTCGGCGTTGCTTGCCAGCCATCCGTCGGAACGCTCCCGTCCTGCGTAACGAAGTTCGGCCCTTCTTGCTCGGCTCGATGAAGCGACCGAAGGCACTGTTCACACGTGAGCCTGGCGCTTCTCGCAGCAGGGTGGATTGCCGTTGATTTCACGATTCCGGGTGGCTACATTTTCGCGACCAGGTGCCGCCTGTGTGCGTCGCTTCGCACAGTTGTAGCTGACGCTCGACGGTCCTTCGCCAACTTTGGTTGGACGACCGTTCCTGGCCGGCCTCCGACCGTCGGCGCTGCCGCTCCGGGCGGCCGGGTCTGCGCCCGGAGAAGGCGGGCACCGTCCCGTTGCTGCCGGTCGAGCCGTTGCAGTTCCAAGGATGGGTGTCAGAGCACAACGGTCACCCGTTCCGAAGATCCGAAAGCTTGTCCTCCCTTGGCGGATCGGTTGCAGCAACCGAGAGCCGGGCGCACCACGCGACTGACCTGACTCCAGCCCCGCACCCAGCACGACTTGAAACCCCAATGGTAAGCAATGCTCAGAGATCTCCGCGCACTTCACCGGTTCCCAGCGCGCTCCGCCGCTGGTTGACTTCCGCCCAAAGCTCATCGCTGTCGTCATTGCGCAGCAGGACCATCCAGTCCAGTTGATTGTCGGTCACGCCGAAGTATTCCAGGATTTCCCGGCGAACCGCATCGACGAACTGCGCGTATTCCGGGGTTGCCTGGGCCTGCGCGTGCAAGGCGTCGTATGCTGCATCGTCCGCGCCGCCGCCGTGCTCGTCGATGTAGCGCGAGATCCACTGGTCTCGTTCGCGGTCGTAATCGGCCTCGGCGCGCATCGCTTGCACAGCCGTGTAGAAATCCAATTGGGCAAACGCGGCAATCGCCGCCGTTGTCGCCTCGTCGAATGTAGTCGTCATTCCATCTCTCATGTTGGTCACGGCACATTATGATCTGCACGCTATGAATTTGAAGGTAGCTCGGCATCGATTCCGGTCAGTTGAACCGATACGTCCCACAGTCGTGTTGCGAGTTCTGGATTCCGCGCGTCCTGAGACGGAGTGCATTCACCAGAGGGACCTCGCAATTCGGAAGTTTTCGTCGGCCCGTAATAGCCGCCGGACTTTATTTGTCCGGTCGCCGCTTGCAATGCGCCCCACGCGCCCTGAGCCGGCGTGTTGAAAAACAGGCCGATCAATGACATTGCGATGTTGCCCCACCAGCTATCGCGCGCAAGGTTGGTTCCAGCAAGACCCGGGGGGCAGGCCAAAGCCGTAACCGCTATCCCCGCCGCCTGCAGTCGCCGATCCAGCTCAAAGACAAAAAGCAGATTCGCAAGCTTGCTGGCTGCATAGCGAGGCATCCACTTGTAACTCTTCTCCGCATTAAGATCGTCCCATTCGATCTTCGCGCTCTTGTGCAGACCGCTGCTCGTGACAACGATGCGCGACCCGGATGTTTCCGTGAGCCTGGGCAACATGAGCGCGGTGAACGCAAAGCAACCAAGATGATTGACGCCGAATGTCAGCTCGAAGCCTTGCACCGTGCGCTTCAGCTTCGGCCCTTGCACGCCCGCATTATTGATGAGCGCGTCGATGCGCGGTTCCTTTTCGGCCAGTTTTGCTGCGTTCCGCACGCTCGTCAGGTCTGCGAGATCAAGCGGCAGGAATGCGACATTCGCTTCAGGGGCCTTCAGACGAATCCGGCTAATAGCAGCTTCCGCCTTTGCCTCGTCGCGGCACGCGAGAAGCACCCTGGCTCGCCGTGCCGCCAGCGTACTCGCTATTTCAAGGCCTATGCCGGTGTTGGCGCCGGTGACGATAAAGGTCTTGCCCGATTGATCGGGTACATCAGCATTGGTGAATCCGCTCATGGCGTGAACCGTGTCGAGACGTTCTTGCGTCAATGGTTAGCGATGCCTGGCGCGGCACGCACGAACCTCCTGTCGGTCACTTGGTCGACCAGGAACTTCGCAACGTTGCCTCTGGAGAGCTTCGTGCTGAGTCTGGTTTTTCCATACCAACCCACATCCACGCGGCGATCGGCGGGACCATCCTTTAGATTCGGAATGCGTACCAGTGTCCAGTCCAGGTCCGAATTGACGATCAATTCGCCAGTCGCCTTGATGTCCTCATACCCCTTGCGCGCGATAACCTTGAACAACAGCGCGACCGCATGGGTTTTGAAGGCAAAGCCATCCTTGGGATCACGATAGGCAGCCGTAGAAATCTGGATAAGACGGCGCACGCCCGCGTGCTTCATCGCGGCGATGATGTTGGTCAAGCCGCGCATGATCGGCTTATCGCCCTGCACCTTGAGACTGTTGGGACCAAGGGCGCTAATGACCGCATCGGCACCCTGGACGCACTTCGCAATGGCACGCTGGTCTTTGAGGTCGCCGACAACGATTTCTACCCTTGCCGCGAACGGCGCGAGTTTCTTTGCGTCGCGCGTATAGACCGACAGTTTGTAGCCCTGCGTCAAGGCTTCCTCGATGATGTGCCTTCCGGTCGGCCCGGTCGCACCGAACAGCGCGATGGTTCTTTTCCCGGCCATGAGGTCACGCAGCCTTCGCCAACAAGGCTTTGATGGCCGTTTCGGTGTTGGCGATTGCGGCCTTCACCGCATCGGGGCCGAAAACCGTGCCTTCGACACGCACCACCTCAACGTCGGTCAGGCCGATGAAACCAAGCAGATGCAGCAGATAGTTAGTCTGAAAGTCGAACGGTGCCCAGGCACCTTCCGAGAACACGCCGCCGGTAGCGGTAACGAGATAGACCTTCTTGCCGGTCAGCAGCCCCTTCGGCCCAGTATCGCCGTAGCCGAAGGTGACGCGCGGCCAGGTGACGTGATCGAACCAAGCCTTGAGCTGCGAGGGCAGACCGAAGTTGATCATGCCCGAACCGAGCACGATCACATCGGCGACCTTCAACTCATCGACCAACTCTTGCGCGACCTTCACCGCCTCGACCTGTTCCGGTGTGCGATCTTCGGGTGCCGTGATCCGGCCCTGGATGTAGGCCGGCGTGATGTGCGGCGGCGGATTCGCGGCAAGGTCGCGCACGGTCAGCGGACCGCCCGAGCGGGCCTGGATACCATCGGCGATTTCGGTGGCAAAGCGGGTGGAAAGGCTGTCGGCCCCGCGCGGGCTGGAAGTGATAAGTAGGGTGTGGCTCACGGCGGCTCCAAGGTATAAAAAGAGAACTAAGTAAGGTATCGACTCTTACTTACCAATTCATACAAAGGATGGTATGGTTCCTGCGGTTTCCCCACAAGAAGGCACACGCATGTCACTCAGTCACCCCGAGCTACCTGCCGATATGCCTGCACCTGACGCTGGCGGCTGCCTGGCAACCCGTGAAATCCTGGATCGCATCGGCGACAAGTGGAGCCTCTACATTGTCGCTATGCTGGCCAATGGCCCGCGGCGCTTCAACGAATTGAAGCGCGGCATCGACGGCATTTCCCAGCGGATGCTGACACTCACCTTGCGCGGACTGGAACGCGACGGACTGATAACGCGAACGATGTATCCAACGATTCCTCCTCGCGTCGATTACGAACTCACTGACATGGGAAGAACGCTGTTGAAGCCTGTCATGGCGTTGGTCAACTGGGCGAGCGAGAATCAAGTCGCCATTGCCGAGGCGCATAAACGTTTTGACGAGGCGCCGGAGCCAGATCTGGTCTCGATTCAGGGCGTTGTCTACCAGCGTCGATAGACGGGTCCAGACCGTAGGCTTGTGCCAATACAGCGGCGAAATCCAAATGCCGGCTCCCGTTGGGACCTGTTCCAACGCGGATCTTTCGTGGGCTGAGAAGGCGCTGCATTTTCCGATCTATCCAACCATGAGTCGGCCACGACCAATCGGAAAAGTCGCATAGCCTGCTTGGGTGTCCGCTCCCTGAGCCAAACGGGACGCCTCAACGTCTCGCCGTTGACGCAAACCAATGACGCTTCATGGCCGCGCCCTGACGCCGGGGCATGTCCCGGTATCGAGCTCCCGTTGCCCATGCGCAGCCTCCCGATCATCAAGCGTAGCCACACCGGGGAGCCTCTTCCCGTTCGACCCGGCGGGTTCGGAAAGTCAGCGGACAAGCTATCCGAAAACCCGAGCCCATACCGCCCGAAGGCGTCGCGCGCGGTCTTCGAAGAGATATGAGGCCGCCAGCGTCAAGAGACCTGAAATTGCCCCCGTCACGATGTGCTCGACATAGGGGATACGGTAGTGACTCGTGTGCGAGTAGGCGTCGCCCAACGTTGTCAGGACGCCAACGACCAGCGCATTGCCGTATCGATGCGCGAAGAGTTTCGCCGCAGGCGTAAAAGTCAAAAGTACAGCCAGGAGTCCGGTAAGCAGACCTGTATGAAATGCAATAGTCCAGTGGGCAAGGCTCATGATATTGCCCCAGCTCCCCGGCATGCAGGTCATGCACGCACTGGTCGGCTGCCAGAAACGCTGGATAAACAGTCTGACGCGGTGCTTCCACTCGGTTGACATGATGCATTCCCATCAATGCCGTCGTCACGGCCGACGCCATCACACGTATCGTTGAAGCAGTTTCCAAACCCTTTGACGAGCTTGCCGCCCTCGTCACGGATGGGTTGGCGGTGCGCCGTAGAGGCCGAGCAATCACTTGGACATGGGGGAATACGGCGGATTCAACTGGTCGTCGCAACATCTCCAGATTGGAGCTGTTGAATGGGACGACCACTGGGATGGGGCTCGGAACAAACGGGAAGGCCCGTCATGCGATCACCTGGCAGACCGGGTGTCAATCAACTCGATTCGAAGCGAGCATTCTGGAAGTGCATTGCACAAGGTATGGAGACCGAGGCCGCAGCGCTGGCGTGTAACGTATCGCAACCGTTGGGGCCGCGATGGTTTCGTGAAGCGGGCGGCATGGCACCGATCGACCTGGCGCCACACTCTGGGCGCTATCTGTCATTTTCGGAGCGCGAAGAGATCGCGCTGCTGTGGGCGCAGGATTGCAGTGTTCGTGAGATTTCGCGAAGGCTGCAACGGTCGCCGTCAACGATTTCACGCGAGCTACGCCGTAACGCAGCGACCCGCGGTGGTACTCTGGTGTATCGGGCAACGGTTGCCCAATGGAAAGCTGAACGCGCGGCCGAGCGTCCGAAGGCTTCGAAACTGGCAGAGAACGACCAGTTGAGGACATATGTGCAGGATCGCCTGGCTGGAACGGTCACTGACTTTCGGGGCAAGCCGATTCCCGGACCTAACGTTCCGTGGAAAGGACGAAGACAAGGACGTCGTGCGGACCGTCGCTGGGGCACTTGCTGGAGTCCGGAGCAAATCAGTCGGCGAATTCAGATTGACTATCCCGATGATCAATCTATGCGGATCTCCCACGAAGCCATCTATCAGGCACTCTACATTCAAGGCCGGGGCGCTTTGCGACGAGCGCTTACTGCTTGCCTGCGTTCGGGCCGTGCACTTCGCGTGCCGCGGGCCAGGACGCAACAGCGCGGAAAGCACTTCGTCACTCCGGAGGTTATGATCAGTGAACGCCCTGCAGAAATTGCTGATCGTGCTGTTCCAGGGCATTGGGAAGGCGACCTGATCATTGGCCTTAACCGCTCGGCGATTGGCACTCTGGTTGAGCGCACCACCCGGTTCACGATGCTGCTGCATCTTCCTCCAATGGAGGGCCATGGAGTCGGGGTGCGCGCCAAGAACGGGCCAGCGCTGGCAGGTCACGGGGCAGAGGCTGTTCGCAACGCTATCGCGACAAAGATCGCGCTACTACCCGAGCATTTGCGCCGATCACTGACATGGGATCAAGGCGCAGAGATGGCCCAGCATGTACAGCTACGAATCGACACGGCTCTGGAAATCTACTTCTGTGATCCCCAGAGTCCATGGCAACGCGGGACGAATGAAAACACGAACGGCCTACTGCGACAGTACTTTCCGAAAGGCACAGACATGAGTCGATATACCGAGCGTGAACTCGACGCGGTCGCGAACACACTGAACTGTCGACCACGTAAAACGCTCGGATGGAAGACGCCAGCGGAAGCATTCCACGAACTGTTATCCGAAACATAACGATGAGTGTTGCGACGACTCCTTGAACCTAAGTACTACTCCACGATCAGACCGCCGCTGTCTCGCCCGAGACCGGAATTCAACGCTTGCGTCTAGCGGTGCGGTCCCGTCCATGACGGGCATCGAACGATGCGCTTCCGAGCGGTAAAGCAGTCGTTCGCGGGCGCCCGTCAGGTGCAATTCGAGAACGGTTCACCAGCTTCCACGCTAAAGCCGTTCGATCAGGAAATTTTCGAGGGAGGCCAACACCTCGTTCGGGGCATCCTCAGGCAGCAGATGCCCACCGGGCAGTCCGCCACCCGTCACATTTTCAGCCCACCTCGACCACGTGTCGACAGGCGACACATTTCTCGCCTTTTGCTCTTCTTCGCTCCATAGCACCAGCATCGGACAGACGAGCTTCCGGCCCGCTGCAAAATCGCTCGCATCGTGTTCCAGATCCTCTGACGTAGCGGCGCGATAGTCTTCGCAGATCGCGTGACGCACGTCCGGGTTTCGGAATGCGGTTCGATAGGCTTCCAGCGCCAATGGATCGATCCGCTCGATTCCTCCCGCCATCTTCGCAAGCGCGGCGTCAATGTAGGCGTCCTGATCGGCCGCCAGCATCCGCTCCGGAAGGTCCGCAGGCTGCGCCAGAAAAACCCGGTGCCACGCATCGAGCGCAAAAGTCTTGTCGACACGCGCGAAAGCATCGAGCGTGGGCACGACGGTCAGCGATGCATACGCGGTGACACGCCGAGGATGATCCAGCGCATGATCGCGACCGGTTTCACCATTGACGACATTCGCGGCTTCCCGGACTGCATGCTTCTGATCGAAGGCGCTCGTTCGTGCGACCAGACCACCGATGTCCAGCGGCGACGCCTCGAAGCCATCGATCGTCAGATCGCGGATCTCGAACGACGTCGCATGAGGCTCATCAAAACCTTGTCGGAACCCGATCCGGTCAGGTTCGCGATCCACTACGGCGCCGACGTCGCGGTTCACGGATTATCCGCAAGACCCTTCACGCGACTCGGCGAACAACCCGCCCGCCACTCGCCTACGACGGCTCCGAATCGAGGAACACATAAAGCGCGGCAATCTTCCCGTCGCGCACGATGATCACGTCCACGCCCGTGTATTCGGGCGCTTCGCCGCGCGGACCCGAGCCCCATGCCACGCGACCGGCGTTGTGGAGTGCCTGCGGCTTGCCGTGCGCGGTATAGGCAAAATGAGGATGCGTCGCGCGCAGATCGCCGGCGAACTTGTCGAGCGCGTCGTGTCCGACGAACGTGCCGGGCGGCACGTAGAGCACGCAATCGTCGGTATACAGCGCTTCGATCGCGGCACGGCGGCGCGCCGCGTCGCCCTCGCCGAAAACCTCCTGCAGATTGCGTTCGAGCAGTTCATGAATACGGTCGCTCATCATCGTTCTCCTGAATAAATGCAATGAAGTGAATTGCCGGATAGCGCGGTCGCGCCACCGCGCGAGTGCCAGTGTCTTTTCGACGGCGGTGACGACCGCCGGGCGCGCGGCAATTTCGTCGTACCAGCGGGCAACGGACGGAAAGCCGTCGAGGGTCGCGCCGATCGCCTGATGGCGCCATATCCATCCGAAGTGCGCGATGTCCGCGATGCTGTACGCGTCGCCGGCCACGTAGCGGCTGCGATTCAGCACGCGATCGAGCACACCCAGCGTCCGGTCCACGTCCGCCAGCGCACGCGCGTTCGCGTCGGGTTCCGGCGACGCCTGGATCGCCACCCGGAACGCCTGCAGGAATGCCGGGCTCAATCCCGACGCATGGAAAAAGAGCTGTTCGAACACCTTGCCGCGCTGCGGGCCGCTCTTGGGCAGCAGTTGCCCGGTCTTCTCCGCCAGGTAGACCAGGATCGCGGCCGACTCGCTCAGCACGATGTCGCCATCCGCGTGCGCCGACCGGTCGACGAGCACCGGTACCTTGGCATCGGGATTCATCGCCCTGAACGCGTCGGTCTTCTGCTCGCCCCGGCGCAGATCGACCGGCACGAGCCGATAGTCGACGCCCATCTCTTCCAGCGCGATGGGCACCTTGACGCTGTTGGGCGTCGCGAATGCGAACACTTCAAGCGTAGCCGAATCGGGCCCGCCGGCGGCAACGGCAATCTTTCTTTCGAGTTCGGGTTCCATGATTCATCTCTGCATTGCGGTGAGACAAATGTATGGCGCCGTGCTATTTTTCGAAACAGAAACGATTGCAAACCATCATTGCAAAAATGTCGATGTCCAGACTGCCGGATTTTGAAGGCTTCGCGATGTTCGCGAAGGTCGCCGAAGAGGGCTCGTTCGCCGCCGCGGCAACGGCGATGGGCGTGTCGGTCGCGACGGTTTCGCGCGCCGTGACGCGCCTCGAGGAGCGGCTCGGCGGGCGGCTGTTCAACCGCACGTCGCGCCGGCTCGCGCTCACCGATTACGGCCATACGCTGATCGAACGCGCGGCAAAGCTCTACACCGATGCGGAAGAAACCGAGGATTTCGCGCGCGAGACGTCGAGCCGCCCGCGCGGCCTCGTGAAGCTGGCGGCGCCGCTGTCGTTCGGCGCGCGCTGGGTTGCGCCGCTGCTGCCCGAGTTCTTCGCGCTCTATCCGGACATCTCCGTCGATCTGCATCTGACCGATGCGCAGTCCGACCTGATCGGCGACGGCTTCGATGCCGCGCTGCGCATCGCCATTCTCGAAGACTCGTCGCTCGTCGCGCGGCTCATTGCGCCGGTTCGCCGCTTTGTCGTCGCGTCGCCGGCCTATCTGTCGCGCCATGGCCGCCCACGGCATCCGCAGGCGCTCGGCGCCCATCCGTGCGTGACGTACACGAACCGAAGCCAGCGCGACGTCTGGCGCTTTACCCGCCAGAGCGGTGAAACCTGCGCGGTCACGCCCGTCGGGATGTTGCGCGGCACGAGCGTGGAAGCATTGCTGCCGACGGTGCTCGCGGGGCTGGCGATCACCGAGCTTCCCGAGTTCGTCGCGACGCAGTATTTCGCGGACAAGCAGCTCGAACCGATCCTGACCGACTGGCGCTTGCCCGAAGGCGGCCTGTACTTCGTCACGCCTTCTGCGCGCGCACGACCGGCCAAGGTCAGCGCGCTCGCCGATTTCTTCATCGAGAAGCTGGCCACGGCCGAATGGCGCGCGCCGGCCAAACGATCGCGCTAGGCACGCGTTGCGGGTTCGTGCGCACCCGTTCGGCCCTTCGATATCGATGCACCAACCGCTGCCACGGCGCGTTTCGCCACGCCGTGTCGTACGCAGCCGGGTAGCGACACCCGCTCGCACACGCCCGATTCGGCGCAACACGCACCGCTCGAACCCGTGTCGTTTACGACCGGTTTCCGGGCGCATGACCGATAGCCCGTTGCGCGTGTTTCTCTAAACTGGTTCACACAACACACCTGCCCGGTGTCGCCCGCTGCGCGCGTCACGCCCCCGACATCGAGGCACCCCCGAGACATCCGCCTTCGCAGTCCATCGGCCCGCACTACTCCATCGCATCTCTGCCCGGCCGGCTGCCAAGGCAATTCCAGGAGCGTTCATTGAGTCCGTCACAAGCGCACCCCGCGAAAGCCCGGTCTTCGCGCAAGTCCGTCAAGCTGGATGACATCACGATCGTCGACCCTGCCGTCCTCAAGCGCGCAGTCGGCGCAATGGCGTTCGGCAATGCGATGGAATGGTTCGACTTCGGCGTGTACAGCTATATCGCCGTCACGCTCGGCAAGGTGTTCTTCCCCTCCAGCAGCCCGTCCGCGCAGTTGCTCGCGACCTTCGGCACGTTCGCGGCCGCGTTCCTCGTGCGCCCGCTCGGCGGCATGGTGTTCGGCCCGCTCGGCGACCGCATCGGCCGCCAGCGCGTGCTCGCCGCGACGATGATCATGATGGCCGTCGGCACCTTCGCGATCGGCCTGATCCCGAGCTACGCGTCGATCGGCATCATGGCGCCCGTATTGCTGCTCGTCGCCCGCCTCGTGCAGGGCTTCTCGACCGGCGGCGAATACGGCGGCGCAGCCACCTTCATCGCCGAGTTCTCGACCGACAAGCGCCGCGGCTTCATGGGCAGCTTCCTCGAGTTCGGCACGCTGATCGGCTACACGCTCGGCGCGGCGACGGTCGCACTGCTCACTGCGACGCTATCGCAGGAAGCGCTGCTGTCGTGGGGTTGGCGCGTGCCGTTCTTCATCGCCGGCCCGCTCGGCCTCGTGGGCCTCTACGTCCGGTTGAAGCTCGAGGAAACACCGGCGTTCAAGAAGGAAGCCGAAGCACGCGAAGCGGACGAACGCACGCGACCGAAGCAAGGCTTCGCGACGCTGCTCGTCGAACAGTGGAGGCCGCTGCTGCAATGCGTCGGCCTCGTGCTGATCTTCAACGTGACCGACTACATGGCGCTGTCGTACCTGCCGAGCTACCTGTCGGCGACGCTGCACTTGCGCGAATCGCACAGCCTGTTCATGGTGCTGCTCGTGATGGTGCTGATGATGCCGATGACGTTGTATGCCGGGCGCCTGTCGGACAAGGTCGGCCGCAAGCCGGTGATGATGGCCGGCTGCGTGGGCCTGCTCGTGCTGTCGGTGCCGGCGCTGATGCTGATCCGCACCGGCGGCATGCTGCCCGTGTTCGGCGGGATGCTGATCTACGGCACGTTGCTGTCGACGTTCACGGGCGTGATGCCGTCGGCGCTGCCGGCGCTGTTCCCGACGCGGATCCGCTACGGCGCGCTCGCGATCGGCTTCAACGTGTCGGTATCGCTGTTCGGCGGCACGACGCCGCTGGTCACCGCGTGGCTCGTCGATCGCACCGGCGACCTGATGATGCCCGCGTACTACCTGATGGGCGCGTCGTTCATCGGCATCGTGTCGGTGCTCGCGCTGCGCGAGACGGCTCGCCAGCCGCTGCCCGGTTCCGGGCCGTGCGTGTCGAGCCGCGCGGAAGCGCTGAGCCTCGTTCGCGGCGGTGCCGAAGAAGCCCGCGTGCAAGGCAGGAAGTTCACGCCGGTCAGCGAGCGCGCGTGACGCGGTTCGGCGTGACGCGACGCCGCGCGGCATGTGCGGCCGGCGTCGCCCGCGCGTGCTTCAGTTCGACGGCAACCGTTGCCCGTCCAACCAGTCGAGCAGCGCACGCGTGACGAACGCGGGATTTTCCAGGTTCGAGATGTGGCCGGCGTCCGGCACCAGCGCATGCGCGCAACCGATCACGCCCGCCATCTTCACGGTTTCCGACGGCGGGCGCGCCATGTCGCCCGCGCCGCACATCAGCAGCGTGCGTTCGGCATCCAGGTCGGCCAGCGCCGACAGCGTGTCGGGCCGGCCGAAGATCAGGCGGCCGAGCGGGACGATCGATTGCCGCAACCGGTCGGCAGGCAGGTTCGCCAGCGCGTCGCGAAACGCGGTCGGCACCGGGCCTGCCAGATCGACGTCCGGCCGGAAGAACAGCGGCACGATCGCGTCGAGCAGCGGCGGCGCAACGCAGCCCGCGGCGGCGATCGCATCGAGCATGGCGAAGTAACGCAGGCGCGTCGCGTCGGGCTCGGCCTCCAGCGATGCATCCATCAGCACGAGCGAGCGGACGCGCTGCGGTTCGCGCAACGCGAGCCGCGCGCCCCACATGCCGCCGACGCTGAGCCCGACGACCGCGCACTGTTCGATATCCAGCGCGTCGAGCAGCGCACTCGCGTGCGCGGCGAGATCGTCGAGCGTCTGCGTGCCTTCGGGCAATGCACCCGATGCGCCATGCCCCCACAGGTCCGGCACGATCACGCGATACTTGCGCGACAGCGCGTCGATCTGCGGCGCCCACATCGCCGAGTCCCACAGATAGCTGTGTCCGAGCAGCACCGGAAATCCGGTGCCGTGATCCTGGTAATGCAGGGTACTGCCATGAATGGTGTGTGCGGGCATCTCGTCTCCGGGCGTCGGCACGATCGGCAGCGGCCCGAAAGCGGGCGCCGCAATCAGAGGCGTTCTGCAACGAACGCGAAGCGGCGCATCATCGCACAGGTTGCAGACGACATGCATCGAGGACCGCACGAACGCCCGCCGCGAACGGCAACGCGATGCAATCGCTGCTCCCGCGACGGCACGGCGCGGCCGCCGGGCTATCCGACGCGATACAGCGGCAGCACGTTGGTGCCGGCGGCATCCTGGTTCGACACGAGCGGATGGCGGGCCTGTTCGAGCAGCCAGTTGGTCAGCACCGCGATATCGAATTCGTTGCACGCATCGGGGTTCTGCACGAGCACGTAGCTGCCCGACGCGACCGTGCAGTACGAGAACAGCTCGACGAGCCGGCCCTGCTTCAGCAGCCCGTCGACCAGCGGCCGCCGTCCGATCGCGATGCCGTGTCCGTCGACCGCGGCCTGGACCAGTTGGTCGTACTGACTGAAGTGCAGCGCGCCGGCAGGCCGCAGGCGGGGCACGCCGAGCTCCTTCAGGAAAGGGCTCCACGCGTG
Coding sequences:
- a CDS encoding oxidoreductase — encoded protein: MSGFTNADVPDQSGKTFIVTGANTGIGLEIASTLAARRARVLLACRDEAKAEAAISRIRLKAPEANVAFLPLDLADLTSVRNAAKLAEKEPRIDALINNAGVQGPKLKRTVQGFELTFGVNHLGCFAFTALMLPRLTETSGSRIVVTSSGLHKSAKIEWDDLNAEKSYKWMPRYAASKLANLLFVFELDRRLQAAGIAVTALACPPGLAGTNLARDSWWGNIAMSLIGLFFNTPAQGAWGALQAATGQIKSGGYYGPTKTSELRGPSGECTPSQDARNPELATRLWDVSVQLTGIDAELPSNS
- a CDS encoding NAD(P)-dependent oxidoreductase, whose protein sequence is MAGKRTIALFGATGPTGRHIIEEALTQGYKLSVYTRDAKKLAPFAARVEIVVGDLKDQRAIAKCVQGADAVISALGPNSLKVQGDKPIMRGLTNIIAAMKHAGVRRLIQISTAAYRDPKDGFAFKTHAVALLFKVIARKGYEDIKATGELIVNSDLDWTLVRIPNLKDGPADRRVDVGWYGKTRLSTKLSRGNVAKFLVDQVTDRRFVRAAPGIANH
- a CDS encoding FMN-dependent NADH-azoreductase is translated as MSHTLLITSSPRGADSLSTRFATEIADGIQARSGGPLTVRDLAANPPPHITPAYIQGRITAPEDRTPEQVEAVKVAQELVDELKVADVIVLGSGMINFGLPSQLKAWFDHVTWPRVTFGYGDTGPKGLLTGKKVYLVTATGGVFSEGAWAPFDFQTNYLLHLLGFIGLTDVEVVRVEGTVFGPDAVKAAIANTETAIKALLAKAA
- a CDS encoding winged helix-turn-helix transcriptional regulator, with translation MSLSHPELPADMPAPDAGGCLATREILDRIGDKWSLYIVAMLANGPRRFNELKRGIDGISQRMLTLTLRGLERDGLITRTMYPTIPPRVDYELTDMGRTLLKPVMALVNWASENQVAIAEAHKRFDEAPEPDLVSIQGVVYQRR
- a CDS encoding IS30 family transposase yields the protein MGRPLGWGSEQTGRPVMRSPGRPGVNQLDSKRAFWKCIAQGMETEAAALACNVSQPLGPRWFREAGGMAPIDLAPHSGRYLSFSEREEIALLWAQDCSVREISRRLQRSPSTISRELRRNAATRGGTLVYRATVAQWKAERAAERPKASKLAENDQLRTYVQDRLAGTVTDFRGKPIPGPNVPWKGRRQGRRADRRWGTCWSPEQISRRIQIDYPDDQSMRISHEAIYQALYIQGRGALRRALTACLRSGRALRVPRARTQQRGKHFVTPEVMISERPAEIADRAVPGHWEGDLIIGLNRSAIGTLVERTTRFTMLLHLPPMEGHGVGVRAKNGPALAGHGAEAVRNAIATKIALLPEHLRRSLTWDQGAEMAQHVQLRIDTALEIYFCDPQSPWQRGTNENTNGLLRQYFPKGTDMSRYTERELDAVANTLNCRPRKTLGWKTPAEAFHELLSET
- a CDS encoding glutathione binding-like protein; this encodes MEPELERKIAVAAGGPDSATLEVFAFATPNSVKVPIALEEMGVDYRLVPVDLRRGEQKTDAFRAMNPDAKVPVLVDRSAHADGDIVLSESAAILVYLAEKTGQLLPKSGPQRGKVFEQLFFHASGLSPAFLQAFRVAIQASPEPDANARALADVDRTLGVLDRVLNRSRYVAGDAYSIADIAHFGWIWRHQAIGATLDGFPSVARWYDEIAARPAVVTAVEKTLALARWRDRAIRQFTSLHLFRRTMMSDRIHELLERNLQEVFGEGDAARRRAAIEALYTDDCVLYVPPGTFVGHDALDKFAGDLRATHPHFAYTAHGKPQALHNAGRVAWGSGPRGEAPEYTGVDVIIVRDGKIAALYVFLDSEPS
- a CDS encoding LysR family transcriptional regulator, with product MSRLPDFEGFAMFAKVAEEGSFAAAATAMGVSVATVSRAVTRLEERLGGRLFNRTSRRLALTDYGHTLIERAAKLYTDAEETEDFARETSSRPRGLVKLAAPLSFGARWVAPLLPEFFALYPDISVDLHLTDAQSDLIGDGFDAALRIAILEDSSLVARLIAPVRRFVVASPAYLSRHGRPRHPQALGAHPCVTYTNRSQRDVWRFTRQSGETCAVTPVGMLRGTSVEALLPTVLAGLAITELPEFVATQYFADKQLEPILTDWRLPEGGLYFVTPSARARPAKVSALADFFIEKLATAEWRAPAKRSR
- the proP gene encoding glycine betaine/L-proline transporter ProP, producing MSPSQAHPAKARSSRKSVKLDDITIVDPAVLKRAVGAMAFGNAMEWFDFGVYSYIAVTLGKVFFPSSSPSAQLLATFGTFAAAFLVRPLGGMVFGPLGDRIGRQRVLAATMIMMAVGTFAIGLIPSYASIGIMAPVLLLVARLVQGFSTGGEYGGAATFIAEFSTDKRRGFMGSFLEFGTLIGYTLGAATVALLTATLSQEALLSWGWRVPFFIAGPLGLVGLYVRLKLEETPAFKKEAEAREADERTRPKQGFATLLVEQWRPLLQCVGLVLIFNVTDYMALSYLPSYLSATLHLRESHSLFMVLLVMVLMMPMTLYAGRLSDKVGRKPVMMAGCVGLLVLSVPALMLIRTGGMLPVFGGMLIYGTLLSTFTGVMPSALPALFPTRIRYGALAIGFNVSVSLFGGTTPLVTAWLVDRTGDLMMPAYYLMGASFIGIVSVLALRETARQPLPGSGPCVSSRAEALSLVRGGAEEARVQGRKFTPVSERA
- a CDS encoding alpha/beta fold hydrolase, whose product is MPAHTIHGSTLHYQDHGTGFPVLLGHSYLWDSAMWAPQIDALSRKYRVIVPDLWGHGASGALPEGTQTLDDLAAHASALLDALDIEQCAVVGLSVGGMWGARLALREPQRVRSLVLMDASLEAEPDATRLRYFAMLDAIAAAGCVAPPLLDAIVPLFFRPDVDLAGPVPTAFRDALANLPADRLRQSIVPLGRLIFGRPDTLSALADLDAERTLLMCGAGDMARPPSETVKMAGVIGCAHALVPDAGHISNLENPAFVTRALLDWLDGQRLPSN